The Gemmatimonas sp. UBA7669 genome has a segment encoding these proteins:
- the rsmD gene encoding 16S rRNA (guanine(966)-N(2))-methyltransferase RsmD: MRIIAGRWKGRRITAPPGETVRPTGDRVREAWMSIVHPVLPEARVLDLCAGSGALGLEALSRGAASCEFVEQSPRVLRVLEQNLAALGGHEGARIVRDEALRFVQKLGEGAYDVAFADPPYASGVAEALAAQWIAQPFAAILGIEHAASVTLPAIGETRNYGSTALTFFRVPS; the protein is encoded by the coding sequence ATGCGCATCATTGCCGGTCGTTGGAAGGGCCGCCGCATCACGGCGCCGCCCGGAGAAACCGTTCGCCCCACCGGAGATCGCGTGCGGGAGGCCTGGATGAGTATCGTGCATCCGGTGCTGCCCGAAGCGCGGGTGCTCGACCTCTGTGCCGGCAGCGGCGCGCTGGGTCTGGAAGCGCTGTCGCGTGGCGCGGCGTCCTGCGAGTTCGTGGAGCAGTCGCCGCGTGTGCTGCGTGTGCTGGAACAGAACCTCGCCGCACTGGGGGGACACGAGGGCGCGCGCATCGTGCGTGATGAGGCGCTGCGTTTTGTCCAGAAGCTTGGCGAAGGCGCGTATGACGTCGCCTTTGCCGATCCGCCGTATGCGTCGGGCGTCGCCGAGGCACTGGCGGCCCAGTGGATTGCGCAACCATTTGCCGCCATTCTCGGTATTGAACACGCCGCGTCCGTTACGCTGCCGGCCATTGGGGAAACCCGAAACTATGGCAGCACTGCGCTCACCTTTTTTCGTGTTCCGTCGTGA
- the recJ gene encoding single-stranded-DNA-specific exonuclease RecJ — MTTSFSSSRSGQRVASASPRPTPRWSVVPAPQSSNVAALQDALLLPEAVCHLLAARGHGEPESAKRFLRPRLDMLAPADTLHDLPRAVSRLAEAIRAGETIFVHGDYDVDGMASTALLTRVLRGLGAAKVVPFVPNRLTDGYDLGTAGVEAALRAGATLVVTCDCGTSAIEPVATLVGAGIDVIITDHHLPGGPLPAAYAICNPRHPDCTHEDKDLAAVGVAYKLALALCDALGASPALAQRQLDLVALATIADVAPLRGENRVLVRYGLRVLADTTHPGLRALMRSSGLDGKPLTAGRVGFVLAPRLNAAGRIADAKLGLRLLLAEQEDEALHIARELEELNQARQALDRSVLDDALRQLDHPAARDRYAHVLWAEGWHAGVIGIVASRVVEQTARPAVLVAVDQGIGKGSGRSISAFDLHAALSDCRVHFQRFGGHRAAAGLTMDAAHLPAFAAQFDEVARQRLSAEDLVPELRVDLDLNLDAVDEQLEKYVRHFEPFGVGNPAPMFRARGTRLASAPRRVGSDGLRLSFDVPSGTLDGIGWGLADKASQLPLDREHELAFRIERDEYRGNSRLQLRVADIRPMER; from the coding sequence GTGACCACGTCTTTCTCTTCCTCTCGTAGCGGCCAACGGGTGGCCTCCGCCTCACCGCGGCCCACTCCGCGCTGGTCGGTGGTGCCGGCGCCGCAATCCAGCAACGTGGCGGCGCTGCAGGACGCACTGCTCCTGCCGGAGGCCGTCTGTCATCTGCTCGCGGCGCGTGGTCACGGCGAGCCGGAGTCGGCCAAGCGGTTTCTCCGGCCTCGTCTCGACATGCTCGCCCCGGCAGACACGCTGCATGATTTGCCTCGGGCCGTGTCGCGTCTCGCCGAGGCCATTCGCGCCGGCGAAACCATTTTTGTGCACGGCGACTACGACGTCGACGGGATGGCCTCCACCGCGTTGCTGACGCGGGTGTTGCGCGGGCTTGGTGCCGCGAAGGTGGTACCTTTTGTTCCCAATCGACTCACCGATGGCTACGACCTGGGCACCGCTGGTGTGGAGGCCGCGCTGCGCGCAGGGGCCACGCTGGTGGTGACCTGCGACTGCGGCACGTCGGCCATTGAGCCCGTGGCCACGCTCGTTGGCGCCGGCATCGATGTCATCATCACCGACCATCACCTGCCTGGTGGGCCGCTGCCGGCCGCCTACGCCATCTGCAATCCGCGGCATCCCGACTGCACGCACGAGGACAAGGATCTCGCCGCAGTTGGTGTGGCCTACAAGCTGGCGCTCGCGCTGTGTGACGCGCTCGGCGCCTCGCCGGCGCTGGCGCAGCGTCAGTTGGACCTGGTGGCGCTGGCCACGATTGCCGATGTGGCGCCGCTGCGCGGCGAGAATCGCGTCCTGGTGCGCTACGGTCTTCGCGTGCTCGCGGACACCACGCATCCCGGCTTGCGCGCGCTCATGCGCTCGTCGGGCCTCGACGGCAAGCCGCTCACGGCGGGTCGGGTGGGATTTGTACTGGCGCCCCGTCTCAATGCGGCCGGACGGATTGCGGATGCCAAGCTGGGGCTCAGGCTGCTGCTCGCCGAGCAGGAAGACGAAGCGCTGCACATTGCGCGTGAGCTCGAGGAACTCAATCAGGCCCGTCAGGCCCTCGATCGCAGCGTGCTCGATGACGCCCTGCGTCAACTCGATCACCCAGCGGCGCGCGATCGCTATGCCCACGTGCTCTGGGCCGAAGGCTGGCATGCCGGTGTGATCGGCATCGTGGCCTCGCGGGTGGTGGAGCAGACGGCGCGGCCGGCGGTGCTGGTGGCGGTGGACCAGGGTATCGGCAAGGGCTCGGGACGATCCATCTCCGCCTTTGACCTGCACGCGGCGCTGTCCGACTGTCGCGTACACTTCCAGCGATTTGGCGGGCACCGCGCCGCGGCGGGCCTCACCATGGACGCAGCGCATCTGCCGGCGTTCGCCGCGCAGTTCGACGAGGTGGCGCGCCAGCGTCTCTCCGCTGAAGACCTCGTGCCTGAGCTTCGTGTCGACCTCGACCTCAATCTTGACGCGGTGGACGAACAACTCGAGAAGTACGTGCGACACTTTGAACCGTTCGGTGTGGGCAATCCCGCGCCGATGTTCCGGGCCCGCGGGACGCGGCTGGCGTCGGCGCCACGTCGTGTTGGCAGCGATGGTCTGCGACTCTCGTTCGATGTGCCATCGGGTACACTCGATGGCATTGGCTGGGGGCTGGCGGACAAGGCGTCGCAGTTGCCACTGGACCGGGAGCATGAGTTGGCGTTCCGCATCGAACGTGACGAGTACCGTGGCAACTCGCGCTTGCAGTTGCGTGTGGCGGACATTCGTCCCATGGAGCGCTGA
- the dnaG gene encoding DNA primase: MIPDETVERVREAADIVEIVGEFVPLRRSGGTWRGACPFHGGKNPNFSVSPSHGSYHCFVCHESGDVFTFVRKRLGLDWPSAVKYIGDKVGIEVVDAPRRAQAPDPNAPNYEVLAAASEWFQQQLRDEAGGRAAREYLQSRGLDETAWQRFGLGFAPRDAQALRRYLHALGADDARQLEAGLLVQREGEGEPRLRFRGRVMFPIHDELGRPVGFGGRAMGDDTPKYLNSPESTVFQKRRTLYGLHTAKQSMRRAGRAIVVEGYLDAIRLALAGIEEVVAPLGTALTEEQAQLLMRYASEVFLLYDSDEAGQKATFRSGLELLRVKATVRVVSLPDGEDPDSFVRQQGRTAMETQLGQAIDLFDRQVQLLERRGWFADLRQRRNAIDKLLPTIRAAKAPLTRDLYLARLSAVTQLDKATLAAEADALPDRDRRMTSGGARSAPPTGLMRSDDGESPPPFDGPPPEYLDTETEAAPAPLPPPPGEAKPPWKGGRRGKAQGPEWQATAIPPRPSRDEPVERALVRAMLVDRGVAERVAERHPPESFRDARYRELFDVLLHAPLDEELERIADRLSPEAFAALRVMTEGAPLDIESADIGFSIKKLDVRVLEARMDDVRQAMQQETEVEAKNGYLREYLQLQAEIRGIQPMRSTRGRGRGKG; encoded by the coding sequence GTGATCCCCGACGAAACGGTCGAACGCGTACGGGAGGCTGCCGACATCGTGGAGATTGTCGGCGAGTTCGTCCCGTTGCGTCGCTCGGGCGGCACGTGGCGTGGCGCCTGTCCGTTTCATGGTGGCAAGAATCCCAACTTTTCGGTCTCACCGTCGCACGGCAGCTATCACTGCTTCGTCTGTCACGAAAGCGGCGACGTGTTCACCTTCGTGCGCAAGCGCCTCGGGCTCGACTGGCCCTCGGCCGTCAAGTACATCGGCGACAAGGTGGGCATCGAAGTGGTGGATGCGCCGCGCCGTGCCCAGGCGCCGGATCCCAACGCGCCCAACTACGAAGTGCTCGCGGCAGCGTCCGAGTGGTTTCAGCAGCAGTTGCGGGACGAAGCCGGAGGTCGTGCCGCACGCGAGTATCTGCAGTCGCGTGGTCTCGACGAGACAGCATGGCAGCGCTTCGGTCTTGGCTTTGCGCCGCGTGACGCGCAGGCCCTGCGACGCTACCTGCACGCACTGGGCGCCGATGATGCACGCCAGCTCGAGGCGGGACTGCTTGTGCAGCGCGAAGGCGAAGGCGAACCGCGCCTGCGATTTCGTGGCCGCGTCATGTTTCCGATTCACGACGAGTTGGGACGGCCGGTGGGGTTTGGCGGGCGCGCCATGGGCGACGATACGCCCAAGTATCTCAACAGCCCCGAGTCCACCGTCTTCCAGAAGCGGCGCACGCTGTACGGGCTGCACACGGCCAAGCAGAGCATGCGACGCGCGGGCCGGGCCATCGTCGTCGAGGGGTATCTCGATGCCATACGGCTGGCGCTCGCCGGTATCGAGGAGGTTGTGGCTCCGCTGGGCACCGCGCTGACCGAAGAGCAGGCCCAGTTGCTGATGCGCTATGCCTCGGAAGTGTTCTTGCTGTACGACAGCGACGAAGCGGGCCAGAAGGCCACGTTCCGATCAGGTTTGGAGCTGCTGCGCGTCAAGGCCACGGTGCGTGTGGTGTCGCTGCCGGATGGTGAAGACCCGGACTCCTTCGTGCGTCAACAGGGACGCACGGCCATGGAGACGCAGTTGGGGCAGGCCATCGACCTGTTCGATCGTCAGGTGCAGTTGCTTGAGCGGCGAGGCTGGTTTGCCGATCTGCGGCAACGGCGCAACGCCATCGACAAGTTGCTGCCCACCATTCGCGCGGCCAAGGCGCCGCTGACACGCGACTTGTATCTCGCGCGACTTTCCGCCGTCACGCAGTTGGACAAGGCGACGCTGGCAGCGGAAGCGGACGCGTTGCCCGATCGTGATCGCCGGATGACGTCGGGTGGTGCGCGGTCCGCGCCTCCAACGGGGCTCATGCGCTCCGACGATGGCGAAAGCCCGCCGCCCTTCGACGGGCCACCGCCGGAGTATCTCGACACCGAGACTGAAGCCGCACCGGCTCCGTTGCCTCCACCGCCAGGCGAGGCAAAGCCGCCGTGGAAGGGCGGACGGCGCGGCAAGGCTCAGGGGCCGGAGTGGCAGGCCACGGCAATTCCGCCGCGCCCGAGTCGCGACGAACCGGTGGAGCGGGCGCTGGTGCGCGCCATGCTGGTGGATCGCGGCGTCGCCGAGCGCGTGGCGGAACGGCACCCGCCTGAAAGTTTCCGTGACGCGCGCTACCGGGAGCTGTTCGATGTGTTGCTGCACGCCCCGCTGGACGAAGAGCTCGAACGCATAGCCGATCGACTCAGCCCGGAGGCCTTCGCCGCACTGCGGGTAATGACCGAAGGCGCGCCGCTGGATATCGAGTCGGCGGACATCGGCTTCAGCATCAAGAAGCTCGATGTTCGGGTCCTCGAGGCAAGGATGGATGACGTGCGCCAGGCCATGCAGCAGGAGACGGAAGTCGAGGCCAAGAACGGCTACCTGCGCGAGTACCTGCAGCTTCAGGCCGAGATCCGTGGCATCCAGCCCATGCGTTCCACGCGAGGGCGTGGCCGCGGCAAGGGGTGA